A genomic window from Acinetobacter lwoffii includes:
- a CDS encoding RNA-guided endonuclease InsQ/TnpB family protein — translation MKINKAYKFRLEPNAEQELVLNKLLGSARFVWNQILAVSFEMLANNERINKVNLVNKIPELRKKPECAFLENSSNGVSLQQKVRDLGDAWGKFFNKKEQAKLKQKPFRAKKPRFFKLSDGGEVQLRTLMPRFKKKSDGYDSIRIVQFGRYCWVKGNQVKLPNDIGVVKFRKSQNIVGEIKNVTISKHVGKWYVSFGAENTVEAPVHPSKSAVGIDLGVKKLITTSSGQVFDPINSFKANQVKLARLQRKLRKKNKFSQNWKKLNLKINTLHHHIANIRHDYLHKVTTTLSKNHAMIVVEDLKVANMSKSAKGSIEKKGKNVKAKSGLNKSILDQGWSMLVNMLVYKQQWRGGLLVKVDPKYTSQTCSSCGHVAKENRLTQANFSCVECSFGENADINASRNILAVGHTVLSVEGGCGKGRLAKQKASEIREEVT, via the coding sequence ATGAAGATCAACAAAGCGTACAAATTTAGGCTTGAGCCTAATGCGGAACAGGAGCTTGTTTTAAACAAGTTGCTTGGCTCTGCACGTTTTGTTTGGAATCAAATTTTAGCTGTTTCGTTCGAGATGCTTGCTAATAATGAGCGAATCAACAAAGTTAATTTAGTCAATAAAATTCCTGAATTACGCAAAAAACCTGAATGTGCTTTTCTAGAAAACAGCTCAAATGGCGTTTCACTCCAACAAAAAGTTCGTGATCTTGGTGATGCTTGGGGGAAGTTTTTTAACAAAAAGGAACAAGCTAAGTTAAAGCAAAAACCATTTAGAGCTAAGAAGCCACGATTTTTTAAATTATCCGATGGTGGTGAAGTTCAACTTAGAACACTTATGCCACGATTCAAAAAGAAATCTGATGGTTATGATTCCATTCGTATTGTTCAATTTGGCAGATATTGTTGGGTTAAAGGCAACCAAGTTAAGTTACCTAATGACATTGGCGTTGTGAAATTCAGAAAATCACAAAATATTGTGGGTGAGATTAAGAACGTCACAATCTCAAAGCATGTCGGGAAATGGTATGTGTCATTTGGTGCTGAAAACACAGTAGAAGCACCAGTCCACCCATCAAAATCAGCCGTTGGCATTGATTTAGGTGTTAAAAAGTTAATTACAACGTCTAGTGGTCAAGTATTCGACCCGATCAATAGTTTCAAGGCCAATCAAGTAAAGTTGGCTAGGCTTCAGCGCAAGCTGAGAAAGAAAAACAAGTTCAGTCAAAATTGGAAAAAGCTGAATCTCAAGATCAATACATTACACCATCATATTGCCAATATTCGGCATGACTACTTGCACAAAGTCACCACAACGCTCAGCAAAAACCACGCAATGATCGTAGTTGAGGACTTAAAAGTAGCCAATATGTCGAAGTCAGCGAAAGGCTCAATCGAGAAAAAAGGAAAGAATGTTAAAGCCAAGTCCGGCTTAAATAAATCAATCCTGGATCAAGGTTGGTCAATGCTTGTTAATATGTTGGTGTACAAACAGCAATGGCGAGGTGGTTTACTCGTTAAAGTTGACCCTAAATATACAAGTCAGACTTGTAGTTCATGTGGTCACGTTGCAAAAGAAAATAGGCTTACTCAAGCAAACTTTAGTTGTGTCGAGTGTAGCTTTGGCGAGAATGCAGATATTAATGCTTCTCGCAATATTTTGGCGGTAGGACATACCGTTTTGTCTGTGGAGGGTGGATGCGGTAAAGGTCGCCTTGCGAAGCAGAAAGCAAGTGAAATCCGTGAGGAAGTCACCTAA
- the rapZ gene encoding RNase adapter RapZ codes for MKRILIVTGQSGSGKSSALQVLEDLGYYCIDNLPLALLPEIVAKLDSENNLEQLALGVDVRSTRADLQEFDHVFEQLQQHGSVDIIYLTTQDQELIARFSASRRPHPLASRFKSLNQCIQEEKILLMPIQLRSTVHIDTTDKSVHDLKHTLLSKLGQADNLILILQSFGYKHGIPLDADYVFDVRHLPNPHWELELRKFSGLDQPVQAFLQKSDQVEDMFNDLYHFLDKWLPTFAEGHRHYMTVSIGCTGGQHRSVYIVDRLKKALEAKWSIQVLHREMKHWS; via the coding sequence ATGAAGCGCATTTTAATCGTCACGGGACAATCTGGTTCGGGGAAATCATCTGCATTACAGGTGCTTGAAGATCTGGGTTATTACTGTATTGATAATCTGCCTTTGGCATTGCTTCCCGAAATCGTGGCCAAACTGGACAGTGAAAATAATCTGGAACAGTTGGCGCTGGGCGTCGATGTGCGCAGTACCCGGGCAGATTTACAAGAATTTGATCATGTATTTGAGCAGCTGCAACAGCATGGTTCGGTCGATATTATCTATCTGACCACGCAGGATCAGGAGCTGATTGCCCGCTTTAGTGCTTCGCGTCGGCCGCATCCTCTGGCGTCACGCTTTAAAAGTCTGAATCAATGCATTCAGGAAGAAAAAATCCTGTTGATGCCGATTCAGTTGCGTTCTACAGTTCATATCGATACTACCGATAAAAGCGTACATGACCTGAAACATACCTTATTGTCCAAGCTGGGACAGGCCGATAACCTGATCCTGATTCTGCAATCCTTTGGTTATAAGCATGGCATTCCACTGGATGCCGATTATGTCTTTGATGTCCGGCATTTGCCAAATCCGCATTGGGAACTGGAACTGCGCAAATTTTCAGGGCTAGATCAGCCGGTGCAGGCGTTTTTACAAAAGAGCGATCAGGTCGAGGACATGTTCAATGATCTGTATCATTTTCTGGACAAGTGGTTGCCGACCTTTGCCGAAGGGCATCGTCATTATATGACCGTGTCGATAGGTTGTACCGGTGGTCAGCATCGTTCTGTTTATATTGTGGATAGACTAAAAAAAGCCCTTGAGGCAAAATGGTCTATTCAAGTCCTCCATCGAGAAATGAAGCACTGGTCATGA
- the folK gene encoding 2-amino-4-hydroxy-6-hydroxymethyldihydropteridine diphosphokinase — protein MIVTYIGLGSNLGDSRQILAEAVQKLATLGQVKTSHLYQSPPMGPQDQPNYLNAVVQLNTDLAALSLLDRLQAFEHDAGRVRLRHWGERTLDLDLLLYGNEQIQNERLTVPHVGVLERDFVLLPLLDIDPEIQVHGHRLKDLDIVTQSTLAVLDDSNWANI, from the coding sequence ATGATCGTGACGTATATTGGCCTGGGCAGTAACCTGGGTGATTCACGCCAGATTCTGGCAGAAGCTGTACAGAAACTGGCGACCTTGGGGCAGGTGAAAACTTCGCATCTGTATCAAAGTCCACCGATGGGACCACAGGATCAGCCAAACTATCTGAATGCAGTGGTGCAGTTAAATACCGATCTGGCCGCTTTAAGCTTGCTAGATCGTCTGCAAGCCTTTGAGCACGACGCCGGTCGGGTACGTTTACGTCATTGGGGCGAACGTACGCTGGATCTGGACTTGCTGCTCTACGGCAATGAGCAGATTCAAAATGAACGCTTAACTGTGCCGCATGTTGGTGTATTAGAACGTGATTTTGTCCTGCTTCCACTTCTGGATATTGATCCTGAAATACAGGTTCATGGACACAGATTAAAAGACCTAGACATCGTCACACAGTCGACCCTCGCGGTACTCGATGACAGCAACTGGGCAAATATTTAA
- a CDS encoding SDR family oxidoreductase, with amino-acid sequence MHSILISGAAQGIGAATAALFYQHGYKVGIYDVQVEQAEQLAQQLGEHAKAGFLDVAGYTSWETALAEFSAWAGEINILVNNAGILYSGPFEETDIMAHHRTLDINVKGVMNGCHAAFPYLKESSFARIINLSSASAIYGQADLSSYSTSKFAVRGLTESLDIEWQPYGIRVLDVMPLFVSTAMVKDMQAESIKKMGVHLKAEDVAQDILKLAELKDSIWQATHHLVGFKSQFLFHLSRMSPQFVNRLSNLLISRK; translated from the coding sequence ATGCACAGTATATTGATTAGCGGTGCAGCACAAGGAATTGGTGCCGCGACAGCCGCCCTATTTTACCAGCACGGCTACAAGGTGGGTATTTATGATGTTCAGGTGGAGCAGGCAGAACAACTGGCCCAGCAACTGGGCGAACATGCCAAAGCCGGTTTTCTGGATGTGGCTGGTTATACGTCCTGGGAAACAGCTTTAGCCGAATTTTCAGCTTGGGCAGGTGAAATCAATATTCTGGTCAATAATGCCGGGATTTTATATTCAGGCCCTTTTGAAGAAACTGATATTATGGCGCATCATCGGACTCTGGATATTAATGTTAAAGGAGTCATGAACGGCTGTCATGCCGCTTTCCCTTATTTAAAAGAATCTTCATTTGCCCGCATCATCAATCTATCTTCCGCTTCGGCGATTTATGGCCAGGCCGATTTAAGCAGTTATTCCACCAGCAAGTTTGCAGTGCGTGGCCTGACTGAAAGTCTGGATATTGAGTGGCAACCCTATGGGATTCGAGTCTTGGATGTCATGCCGCTTTTCGTCAGTACGGCCATGGTCAAAGATATGCAGGCAGAAAGCATCAAAAAGATGGGCGTACATTTAAAAGCAGAAGATGTTGCACAAGATATTCTGAAACTGGCAGAACTCAAAGATTCTATCTGGCAAGCAACGCATCATCTGGTTGGTTTCAAAAGCCAGTTTTTATTTCATTTATCGCGAATGAGTCCGCAATTTGTGAATCGGCTGAGTAACCTGCTCATTTCCAGAAAATAA
- a CDS encoding ComEA family DNA-binding protein yields MKKTPYRIGPTWINLLLSCWLGFISIGTAHATATDYMEWKTQQQQHDARLKKKAAATASSESNHYLAKPALSASSAANKISLNNATVEQLQQLNGIGQKKAEAIIEHRQKNGKFKSIEEIQLVKGIGPALFAKNKAKLAL; encoded by the coding sequence ATGAAAAAAACACCTTATCGAATCGGTCCAACATGGATTAATCTTCTTCTGAGTTGCTGGCTGGGCTTTATTTCTATCGGAACAGCGCATGCGACTGCGACCGATTATATGGAATGGAAGACCCAACAACAGCAACACGACGCCCGCCTGAAGAAAAAAGCTGCCGCTACGGCTTCATCAGAAAGCAATCACTATCTGGCGAAGCCTGCATTATCGGCATCTTCCGCTGCTAATAAAATCAGTTTGAATAATGCAACAGTGGAGCAATTACAGCAGCTAAATGGTATTGGTCAAAAGAAGGCCGAGGCGATTATTGAACATCGGCAAAAAAATGGAAAATTCAAAAGCATTGAAGAGATCCAGCTGGTCAAAGGCATTGGGCCGGCATTGTTTGCCAAAAACAAGGCCAAATTGGCCTTGTAA
- the yjgA gene encoding ribosome biogenesis factor YjgA, which yields MARRPNSLTEEDFDSLEGRASKTEQKKAVQRMAALGAQLAELSAKQIKNLPVDERLIDALLDVQAISSHEARRRQFSRIGKLLRNENETVILSYLTPKQGLKKTAQLQRWVDRIVKDGDPAINEFTKTYNATERHTLRQHYLRVHRDLKNQAPEEEVNASKLKLFNYVQQVALISDN from the coding sequence GTGGCACGTCGACCGAACAGTTTAACTGAAGAAGATTTTGATTCTTTAGAGGGACGCGCAAGTAAGACCGAACAGAAAAAAGCAGTCCAGCGTATGGCTGCTTTAGGTGCGCAGCTTGCAGAGCTGAGCGCTAAACAAATTAAAAACCTACCCGTAGATGAGCGTTTGATTGACGCCTTACTTGATGTGCAGGCAATTAGTTCGCATGAAGCACGTCGCCGTCAATTTTCACGGATTGGTAAATTATTACGCAATGAAAATGAAACGGTAATTTTGTCTTATTTAACACCTAAACAAGGTCTTAAAAAGACAGCTCAATTACAGCGTTGGGTGGATCGAATTGTCAAAGATGGTGATCCAGCCATCAATGAATTTACCAAAACCTATAATGCGACAGAGCGTCATACCTTACGTCAACATTATCTTCGGGTACACCGTGATTTAAAGAATCAAGCACCTGAAGAAGAAGTGAATGCTTCTAAATTAAAGCTGTTTAACTATGTACAGCAAGTGGCGTTGATTTCTGACAATTAA
- a CDS encoding HPr family phosphocarrier protein, producing the protein MIDTTVDVINKLGLHARASGKLIEVTTKFRSSIRIGKADKLVDAKNIMSLLMLGAGKGTTLRLVIEGADEDKALSEIQALFAAKFYEAD; encoded by the coding sequence ATGATTGATACGACAGTTGACGTAATTAATAAATTGGGTTTACATGCACGCGCATCTGGTAAACTGATAGAAGTTACCACCAAATTTCGTTCCAGTATTCGGATTGGCAAGGCTGACAAATTGGTAGATGCCAAAAATATCATGTCATTGCTCATGCTTGGTGCAGGCAAAGGAACAACTTTACGCTTAGTGATTGAAGGAGCAGACGAGGACAAAGCCTTATCTGAAATTCAGGCACTATTTGCAGCAAAATTTTATGAGGCAGATTAA
- the pcnB gene encoding polynucleotide adenylyltransferase PcnB, which translates to MQTLRASKCGLSTAQLPSYILDVIDALNKAGYEAYIVGGGVRDLMLGLNPKDFDAVTNATPAQVKEVFGRRCRIIGRRFELAHVYSGRELVEVATFRAPPKKAVTSAAGMILRDNNWGSIEQDFARRDFSINAMYYQPRKGIVLDFCNAVDDIHSKTLRLLGDPTLRFEEDPVRMLRTLRFAAKLNFNIDEAILDVFTPEMTQLLRDVSPHRLYDESQKLFTMGHLNRVLPMLIDFGIWQQLFADIKPEITPFMERAAKNTDQRISIGKTINPAFFYAVLLWQPFLERCEFYLNKGVVAAEARAQAGLDVLKRQATRTIIPRFAETFIREVWEMQTRLLNPKPQQIEALSSHARFRAGFDFLLLREKSGDATAQGMGSWWDAYQQMSGDEKERAISQYNRQRAKSRRKASQEEHLEQKLTQQQDLTEIEPLVNEPEPRNRRVRKAKFEDKVKPLSHVAASASGEIGLDHPIMKRKRVKRDLSQVVFGPTQ; encoded by the coding sequence TTGCAAACTTTGCGCGCGTCAAAATGTGGTTTATCAACCGCTCAATTACCTTCTTATATTCTCGATGTGATTGATGCCTTAAACAAGGCAGGCTATGAAGCTTATATCGTGGGTGGTGGTGTTCGAGATCTGATGTTAGGTTTGAATCCTAAAGATTTCGATGCAGTTACCAATGCAACCCCGGCTCAGGTCAAGGAAGTTTTCGGACGACGTTGTCGAATTATCGGACGACGTTTCGAACTGGCGCATGTCTATTCAGGGCGGGAACTGGTTGAAGTGGCAACCTTCCGTGCACCACCAAAAAAAGCAGTGACCTCGGCCGCGGGAATGATTCTGCGTGATAACAACTGGGGCAGCATCGAGCAGGATTTTGCCCGTCGTGATTTCTCCATCAATGCAATGTATTACCAGCCACGTAAAGGCATTGTGCTGGATTTCTGCAATGCAGTGGATGATATCCATAGCAAAACCTTACGCTTACTCGGTGATCCGACTTTAAGATTTGAAGAAGATCCAGTGCGGATGCTGCGAACCCTACGTTTTGCCGCCAAGCTGAACTTTAATATTGATGAAGCGATTCTGGATGTCTTTACGCCGGAAATGACCCAGTTGCTGCGTGATGTTTCTCCACATCGACTTTATGATGAATCACAGAAACTGTTTACCATGGGACACCTGAATCGTGTCTTGCCAATGCTGATCGATTTTGGGATCTGGCAGCAGTTATTTGCAGATATCAAGCCTGAAATTACGCCATTTATGGAACGCGCTGCGAAAAATACCGATCAGCGTATTTCTATCGGCAAGACCATCAACCCGGCCTTTTTCTATGCGGTATTGTTGTGGCAGCCATTCCTCGAGCGTTGTGAATTCTATCTAAATAAAGGCGTGGTAGCCGCCGAAGCTCGTGCCCAAGCTGGTCTGGACGTGTTAAAACGTCAGGCGACTCGTACCATTATTCCACGTTTTGCGGAAACCTTTATTCGTGAAGTCTGGGAAATGCAGACTCGTTTGTTGAATCCAAAACCACAGCAAATCGAGGCCTTGTCCAGCCATGCGCGTTTCCGTGCCGGCTTTGACTTTTTGCTGCTGCGTGAAAAATCAGGCGATGCAACTGCACAAGGCATGGGCAGCTGGTGGGATGCTTACCAGCAAATGAGCGGTGACGAGAAAGAACGGGCCATTAGCCAGTATAACCGTCAGCGTGCCAAGAGCCGTCGCAAGGCGAGTCAAGAAGAACATCTGGAACAGAAATTGACCCAGCAGCAAGATCTCACCGAGATTGAACCGTTGGTAAATGAACCTGAACCACGCAATCGTCGAGTGCGCAAAGCCAAGTTTGAAGACAAGGTGAAACCTCTGTCGCATGTAGCAGCCAGTGCCAGTGGTGAAATTGGCCTAGATCATCCGATTATGAAACGTAAGCGGGTGAAACGTGATCTGAGTCAGGTGGTATTTGGGCCAACACAATGA
- a CDS encoding sensor histidine kinase: MELKLLEVGQNTEQLSSCRISLILGVYTSNNLLDTFCKIARKVLNVKTSIIGFHTEPYIWYICPRGFRALHAPQEVNLPAYLQQSDVIDQTHPAYTELSNYVKDLGVAHQRLVAFNLKSSSGVSFGQVIFFDDQTELFDQDDIATIKQFAESLVIRIQLNQEHTELKELYEQQCAQNFSKTKFFQIIAHDLRAPFHGLLGFSEVLAQERDTLDESSIQSIADYLYDNAQSTYNLLESLLTWAMAEGGRFVYHPINYELKQSSKIVCGVLKSLALNKKIELVDNIPEDIKVHADINMITSVLQNLVSNALKFTPVNQGGKVILAAEMEGEQVKITIQDTGLGMTEEQMQNLFKPTLGVSVRGTAEEKGVGLGLVLCKRFIDLNHGQIAVDSKEGRGTTFTVHLPMVTNDHQALVLEDVHAEQS, from the coding sequence ATGGAACTAAAACTGCTAGAGGTCGGTCAGAATACGGAGCAATTAAGCTCGTGCCGTATATCTCTCATTTTAGGTGTCTATACCTCCAACAACCTATTAGACACCTTTTGTAAGATCGCCCGTAAAGTTTTAAACGTTAAAACCAGTATTATCGGCTTCCACACGGAACCCTATATCTGGTACATCTGTCCGCGCGGTTTTCGGGCCTTGCACGCCCCACAGGAAGTGAATCTGCCTGCGTATCTGCAACAGTCAGATGTCATTGACCAGACGCATCCTGCTTATACAGAATTGTCAAATTATGTGAAAGATCTCGGTGTAGCGCATCAGAGATTAGTCGCCTTTAATTTAAAATCAAGTAGCGGTGTGTCTTTTGGACAGGTCATTTTCTTTGATGATCAGACTGAACTGTTCGATCAGGACGATATTGCCACCATCAAACAATTTGCTGAAAGTTTAGTGATTCGAATTCAGCTCAATCAAGAACATACTGAGTTGAAAGAATTATACGAGCAGCAATGCGCACAAAATTTCAGTAAAACTAAATTTTTCCAGATTATTGCGCATGATCTGCGTGCACCGTTTCACGGCTTGCTCGGCTTTTCCGAAGTACTGGCACAGGAACGTGACACACTGGATGAATCCAGTATTCAGAGTATTGCGGATTATTTATATGATAATGCACAATCGACCTATAACCTGCTGGAAAGCCTGCTGACTTGGGCGATGGCAGAGGGTGGGCGCTTTGTTTATCATCCGATCAATTATGAATTGAAACAGTCCAGCAAGATTGTATGTGGTGTTCTGAAAAGTTTGGCCTTAAATAAAAAGATCGAACTGGTCGATAATATTCCTGAAGACATCAAGGTACATGCGGATATCAACATGATTACCTCTGTCTTGCAAAACCTGGTGTCGAATGCGCTTAAATTTACCCCGGTGAATCAAGGCGGTAAAGTGATTTTAGCTGCAGAGATGGAAGGCGAGCAGGTCAAGATTACGATTCAGGATACTGGCCTGGGCATGACCGAAGAACAGATGCAGAATCTGTTTAAACCGACTTTGGGTGTGAGTGTCAGAGGCACAGCTGAAGAGAAAGGGGTAGGTTTGGGTCTGGTACTCTGCAAGCGCTTTATTGACCTGAACCATGGTCAAATTGCTGTAGATTCCAAAGAGGGCCGTGGTACGACCTTTACTGTGCATTTGCCGATGGTTACCAATGATCATCAGGCGCTAGTGCTTGAAGATGTACATGCCGAGCAATCTTAA
- the mazG gene encoding nucleoside triphosphate pyrophosphohydrolase, with protein MEQLLKVMRELREKCPWDQQQTPESLTKYAIEEAYEVEAAVRSGKVDDVRDELGDLLLQVVFQSQMYSEQGAFDFQDVVQAITDKLVRRHPHVFQAEQFAKMSPEDVSELWKEIKQQEKQGKPRSRLDDIKHAPALVQADEIQKNVAKIGFDFPDMAGAYAKLEEELAELKAAVAGQNSDEIQEEFGDCLLSLVNVGRKLGISSEMALLRTIHKFRTRFALMEDQAQLQQLDLEKLSLAELDQLWEQAKLELKQRAAHEKNTLSNRSNMD; from the coding sequence ATGGAACAACTACTCAAGGTCATGCGCGAATTACGTGAAAAATGTCCATGGGATCAGCAGCAGACCCCCGAATCTCTGACCAAATATGCCATTGAGGAAGCTTATGAAGTCGAAGCAGCAGTCCGCTCTGGAAAAGTCGACGATGTCCGCGATGAGCTAGGTGATTTGCTGCTACAGGTGGTGTTCCAGTCGCAAATGTACAGCGAGCAGGGGGCTTTCGATTTTCAGGATGTGGTGCAGGCCATTACCGATAAACTGGTTCGCCGTCATCCGCATGTATTTCAGGCTGAACAATTTGCAAAAATGAGTCCGGAAGATGTGTCTGAGCTATGGAAAGAAATCAAACAGCAAGAAAAGCAGGGCAAGCCGCGTTCACGTCTGGATGATATTAAACATGCACCGGCTTTGGTGCAGGCCGATGAAATTCAAAAAAATGTCGCCAAAATCGGTTTTGATTTTCCGGACATGGCGGGTGCTTATGCCAAGCTGGAAGAAGAACTGGCTGAATTAAAAGCAGCGGTAGCCGGACAAAATTCCGATGAAATACAGGAAGAATTTGGTGACTGCTTATTATCTCTGGTCAATGTTGGACGTAAACTTGGCATCTCCAGCGAGATGGCATTATTGCGGACGATCCATAAATTCCGGACCCGCTTTGCCTTAATGGAAGATCAGGCACAATTACAGCAATTAGACCTGGAAAAACTGTCACTGGCTGAACTTGATCAGCTCTGGGAACAGGCTAAATTAGAATTAAAACAAAGAGCAGCACATGAAAAAAACACCTTATCGAATCGGTCCAACATGGATTAA
- the panB gene encoding 3-methyl-2-oxobutanoate hydroxymethyltransferase translates to MVSLSDLRRFKADGRKFSCLTCYDASMAKAMEIAEVDSILIGDSLGMSIQGRDSTLPVTVADMAYHTAAVRRGNQHAFIMTDLPFMSYATLNDALQSSKTVMQAGAQMVKMEGGAWLAETVQVLTRNGIPVCVHLGLTPQSVHVFGGYKLQARTREAADQLIADCKAVVEAGAALLLLECVPAQLGQEITELFPQIPVIGIGAGAATDGQVLVVQDMLGLTFGHTAKFVRNFMQEQSGATAILDAFKAYHAAVLDGSFPAPEQTFQVEL, encoded by the coding sequence ATGGTCAGTCTGAGTGATTTAAGACGCTTTAAAGCAGATGGACGCAAATTTTCATGTCTGACTTGCTATGATGCCAGTATGGCCAAAGCCATGGAAATTGCCGAAGTGGACAGCATTTTAATTGGCGATTCTCTGGGAATGTCAATTCAGGGCCGTGATTCGACTTTGCCGGTTACGGTTGCAGATATGGCTTATCATACGGCTGCGGTACGCCGTGGTAACCAGCATGCCTTTATCATGACTGACTTGCCATTTATGAGCTATGCCACCTTGAATGATGCCTTGCAAAGCTCGAAAACCGTGATGCAGGCCGGCGCGCAAATGGTCAAGATGGAAGGCGGCGCATGGTTGGCAGAAACCGTGCAAGTGCTGACACGTAACGGCATTCCGGTGTGTGTGCATTTGGGTCTTACTCCGCAGTCGGTACATGTGTTTGGCGGTTATAAGCTGCAAGCTCGTACTCGTGAAGCGGCCGATCAGCTCATTGCGGACTGTAAAGCAGTAGTAGAGGCGGGTGCTGCACTATTGTTACTCGAATGCGTACCGGCACAGCTTGGCCAGGAAATCACCGAACTGTTTCCGCAGATTCCGGTGATTGGCATTGGCGCGGGTGCAGCCACTGACGGACAAGTATTGGTGGTTCAGGATATGTTGGGCCTGACCTTTGGCCACACTGCAAAATTTGTACGTAATTTTATGCAAGAACAATCGGGTGCGACCGCCATTCTAGATGCTTTTAAAGCCTACCATGCTGCAGTTTTAGATGGATCTTTCCCGGCACCAGAACAAACTTTTCAGGTTGAATTGTAA
- the panC gene encoding pantoate--beta-alanine ligase, which yields MKTETTIQGLAASLNPARTSRKIIGFVPTMGNLHQGHLNLVREARKLCDVVVVSIFVNPIQFGPNEDFDSYPRTLEQDQQLLAEVGCDIVFAPTVEQMYGKKPRLTNISVSDITNDLCGLQRPGHFDGVAVVVTKLFNIVQPNYAFFGQKDYQQLAVIRQFVQDLNIPLEVIGVPIARAEDGLALSSRNGYLSEEHRAIAPVIYQSLQKAEQQLQAGVELDTVLAELRQTLTDAGFVVDYIEARTPELQKIHTFNQDLVLFIAAKLGNTRLIDNLQVKYTAG from the coding sequence ATGAAAACAGAAACCACTATTCAGGGCTTAGCGGCATCCTTAAATCCGGCGCGTACCAGTCGCAAGATTATCGGTTTTGTACCGACCATGGGCAATCTGCATCAGGGGCATTTAAACCTGGTGCGTGAAGCGCGTAAGTTGTGTGATGTAGTGGTGGTCAGTATCTTTGTCAATCCGATCCAGTTTGGACCCAATGAAGATTTTGATAGCTATCCGCGCACGCTTGAGCAGGACCAGCAGCTTTTGGCAGAGGTCGGTTGTGACATCGTTTTTGCGCCGACGGTTGAGCAAATGTATGGTAAAAAACCGCGTCTGACCAATATCAGTGTTTCTGACATTACCAATGATTTATGTGGTTTACAGCGTCCCGGTCATTTTGATGGTGTGGCGGTGGTGGTGACTAAATTGTTTAACATCGTACAGCCGAATTACGCCTTCTTTGGCCAGAAAGATTATCAGCAATTGGCGGTCATTCGTCAGTTTGTACAAGATCTGAATATTCCACTGGAAGTAATTGGTGTGCCGATTGCCCGTGCAGAAGATGGCCTGGCTTTAAGTTCGCGCAATGGTTATTTAAGCGAAGAGCATCGTGCAATCGCACCGGTCATTTATCAAAGCTTGCAAAAGGCTGAACAGCAATTACAGGCAGGCGTGGAACTGGATACGGTATTGGCGGAGCTTCGCCAGACTTTAACCGATGCCGGGTTTGTGGTGGATTATATTGAAGCCAGAACTCCAGAATTACAAAAAATTCATACGTTTAATCAAGATCTTGTGTTATTTATAGCTGCAAAGTTGGGGAATACACGTCTGATCGATAACCTGCAGGTTAAATACACTGCCGGCTAA